A genomic window from Yarrowia lipolytica chromosome 1D, complete sequence includes:
- a CDS encoding uncharacterized protein (Compare to YALI0D04719g, weakly similar to uniprot|Q12386 Saccharomyces cerevisiae YOR141c ARP8 Actin-related protein, similar to Saccharomyces cerevisiae ARP8 (YOR141C); ancestral locus Anc_5.477): MDDIDSDDIPSSTLGATPSELGDYEPASLPDDLNRGTETPTGTPSATPTGTPAPGASKKSSSKAGVNSLTKSGALKQKPGPKPGGGKVKSSSGGSAKAAVNPGLKQTTFSMVTPINQKNYYTEYLKRDDQIYVYRQVQEETKKAKAGSAAVSNNIKGTPSAAATPDPDGTDGKEENQTIVIHPGSRNLRIGFGVDPYPKTVKMVIARRQHETKKVKQEEGAEQEDVDMADDSDPIIAAIKTVKKDLKERMKFYKCRIQPGSTDLTTNYNTKNTQPEEIPEHNDPSKVDWTDTSDKKEYYVGESALRVKDSNYALRWPIIHGCFNETKMYSSPQEVLGDMAIILVEALEAELGVKFTDYKNYNVVLLIPDLYDKTYVSSLVDLLLHKMDFPRVALLQEGMGATFGAGISTSCVIDVGAQKTSICCVEDGMVVPDSRVNLKYGGDDVTNAFLKLLQNISFPYNVDPNDTNDMLLMEELKTQYATADEASIGVSTGQLIRPRQNKLTQKYTFKFYDEGMLAPLGLFYPELFEPLNTMYKEFFRDRHRLFPRNMDVYESNKEDNPVSGAQTALLIKQGLIEAPEEPVEGEAVVEKEIVDDVEQPYLFLTGLDHAVIQSIKSAAVSDPSRPGKMYENIIIIGGGAQLAGFETLLVDRLGIWRSMARNDGEDDGVSDEAIAVMPPPRDMDPQILTWKGGAVFSRLKVVEEMYITQKEWDLLGPRSIHYRTMFAY; encoded by the coding sequence ATGGACGACATTGACAGTGACGATATCCCCTCATCGACTTTGGGAGCAACTCCCAGTGAGCTGGGGGACTATGAGCCCGCATCTTTGCCCGATGATCTCAATCGGGGCACCGAGACGCCTACTGGCACTCCTTCAGCAACTCCCACAGGCACACCTGCTCCTGGAGCGTCAAAGAAGAGCTCCTCCAAGGCTGGAGTCAACTCTTTGACCAAGTCCGGGGCTCTCAAGCAGAAACCTGGTCCGAAGCCCGGAGGAGGGAAGGTCAAgagctcttctggaggcTCAGCGAAAGCTGCTGTCAACCCGGGTCTCAAGCAgaccaccttctccatggTGACACCCATCAACCAGAAAAACTACTACACCGAGTATCTGAAGCGCGACGACCAGATATACGTCTACCGGCAGGtgcaggaggagaccaagaaggccaaggccggATCGGCGGCTGTATCTAACAACATCAAGGGTACACCttcggcagcagcaacgcCGGATCCCGATGGAACAGATGGAAAGGAGGAGAACCAGACGATTGTGATTCATCCAGGATCGCGCAACTTGCGGATTGGATTTGGAGTGGATCCGTATCCCAAGACAGTCAAGATGGTGATTGCGAGAAGACAACATGAAACCAAGAAGGTGAAGcaggaagaaggagcagaacAAGAGGACGTGGATATGGCCGATGACAGCGACCCGATCATCGCCGCCATCAAGACGGTTAAAAaggatctcaaggagcgaatGAAGTTCTACAAATGTCGAATCCAGCCGGGATCGACAGATCTAAccaccaactacaacacCAAAAACACGCAACCGGAAGAGATTCCTGAACACAACGACCCCTCCAAGGTGGACTGGACAGACACCTCGGACAAAAAGGAATACTATGTGGGCGAGTCGGCACTGAGAGTCAAGGACTCCAATTACGCATTGCGATGGCCCATCATTCATGGCTGCTTCAACGAGACGAAAATGTACTCGTCACCCCAGGAGGTGCTAGGAGACATGGCTATTATCCTGGTGGAGGCTCTCGAAGCGGAACTGGGTGTAAAATTCACAGACTACAAGAATTACAATGTTGTTCTGTTGATTCCAGACCTCTACGACAAGACCTACGTTTCTTCGCTGGTCGACTTGTTGCTTCACAAGATGGATTTCCCCCGTGTAGCTCTTCTCCAGGAAGGAATGGGAGCCACATTTGGAGCTGGAATCTCCACTTCCTGTGTGATTGATGTCGGTGCCCAGAAAACATCCATCTGCTGTGTTGAAGATGGTATGGTTGTTCCTGATTCTCGGGTAAACCTGAAatatggaggagatgacgTGACCAACGCTTTCctcaagctgctccagaacaTTTCATTCCCCTACAACGTCGATCCCAACGATACCAACGACATGTTGTTaatggaggagctcaaaaCACAGTATGCTACGGCAGACGAGGCATCTATCGGAGTCTCTACCGGTCAATTGATTCGTCCACGACAAAACAAGCTGACTCAAAAGTACACTTTCAAATTTTACGACGAGGGCATGCTTGCACCCTTGGGTCTGTTCTATCCTGAGCTGTTCGAGCCACTGAACACCATGTACAAGGAGTTTTTCCGAGACCGACATCGTCTGTTCCCCCGAAATATGGATGTTTACGAgtccaacaaggaggacaatCCCGTTTCTGGCGCTCAAACTGCTCTTCTCATCAAGCAGGGATTGATCGAGGCACCTGAAGAGCCCGTGGAAGGAGAGGCAGTagttgagaaggagattgtggacgACGTGGAACAGCCGTATCTGTTTCTCACCGGACTGGATCATGCTGTTATCCAGTCTATCAAAAGTGCTGCTGTTTCGGATCCCTCTAGACCCGGCAAGATGTACGAGAACATCATTATTATTGGAGGAGGCGCCCAGTTGGCTGGGTTCGAGACTCTGTTGGTGGACCGACTTGGAATCTGGCGGTCTATGGCTCGTAACGACGGTGAGGACGACGGTGTTTCTGATGAGGCCATCGCGGTcatgcctcctcctcgagacATGGATCCTCAGATTCTGACCTGGAAGGGAGGCGCCGTCTTTTCGCGACTCAAGGTTGTCGAAGAAATGTACATTACCCAGAAGGAGTGGGATTTGTTGGGTCCTCGAAGTATTCATTACCGAACCATGTTTGCTTACTGA
- a CDS encoding uncharacterized protein (Compare to YALI0D04763g, no similarity), whose protein sequence is MHENLIKKNITARTLHQHNHICISIMSTLNVNEAKVLNAKFAVSIDSAQKLVSGWMSDSDGDSDPGGADEDAQKLLVKQLQPVASWAGVGSKIGTAPGGGRVTKPDTSKMSASMKALSKMHSKGSQANAVATVTPVMRQGYVVKKHADDKNKKDESDSDEEDIKSRSKKSAKTTGNFLDEYKKTKKKRR, encoded by the coding sequence ATGCATGAGAACCTAATCAAGAAAAATATCACAGCGAGAACACTACatcaacacaaccacattTGCATATCCATCATGTCCACGCTCAATGTCAACGAGGCAAAAGTACTTAACGCCAAGTTTGCGGTCTCCATTGACTCGGCCCAGAAGCTCGTGAGCGGCTGGATGAGCGACAGTGACGGTGACAGTGATCCCGGCGGCGCGGATGAAGATGCTCAGAAACTGCTGGTCAAGCAGCTGCAACCAGTGGCGTCTTGGGCTGGAGTTGGCTCCAAAATTGGCACGGCgcctggaggaggccgcGTGACGAAGCCAGATACCTCCAAGATGTCTGCATCCATGAAGGCGCTGAGTAAGATGCACAGTAAAGGCAGCCAGGCCAATGCGGTGGCTACCGTGACTCCCGTGATGCGACAGGGTTACGTGGTAAAGAAACACGCTGAtgacaaaaacaagaaggacgagtcTGACtcggacgaggaggatatCAAGAGCAGGTCGAAGAAGTCTGCCAAAACCACAGGCAACTTTCTggacgagtacaagaagaccaagaagaagcgacgTTAG
- a CDS encoding uncharacterized protein (Compare to YALI0D04785g, some similarities with uniprot|P20134 Saccharomyces cerevisiae YOR140w SFL1 heat shock transcription factor, similar to Saccharomyces cerevisiae MGA1 (YGR249W); ancestral locus Anc_5.77) — translation MMDVERVEHMPPKPMYSLMTQPVVLKEEPVAPSPPTTQAAQQQQQQAPTQTQTPAQPPQAQQPTHNQTHTQPPQQQPTSAQQPTSSNATASNSTDNKKPGTTPKVSQAAFIHKLYSMLEDSSIEHLISWSASNDSFIVSPGEEFSKVLRQYFKHTNVSSFVRQLNMYGFHKVNDTFTFHTGDSSQWEFKHGGGSFKRGDVESLRGIKRRASRQSASQRDSVPLRPVGLVSDYGVAPSGGAPPGMNGSVDVGTAAAAAAAQHGHMMLHPSQHPHHPHPADDAAAAAATAATWHLHDSVSRMAATQAALIDAVRSLQSDVISLLDVLPRITEGRAAVESAHTECQRVAHAMGHRNAFLASLDGRRESQPQPQQQQPYFYQQSAAASAASATAPGGSQWRQPEPQYPVPPTDPFHRGSRGRAVSVYFDPLAKEPAAGPDGQAPPTHTSAPPPPPQQQQQQQQQPPHSQGAAPPPPFGSSPGPTGPPGGVPRSQRPGSFPLLHRQDKTEFVGGGFAEALKYRTDAPARRHTASGAETMPLPQYTAPTSTPHPHEPSTPPPHSSPHTPYRSPHPSGGSTRSNSSSSTRGASVAALLNPEGGDKKRKIE, via the coding sequence ATGATGGACGTTGAACGGGTCGAGCACATGCCGCCCAAACCAATGTATTCACTTATGACGCAGCCGgtggtgctcaaggaggagcccgtGGccccatctccacccaCGACCCAGGCCGcgcaacagcagcagcaacaggccccgacacagacacagacgccAGCACAACCGCCACAGGCGCAACAACCGACACATAAccagacacacacacagccaccgcagcagcagccgaCCTCTGCGCAGCAACCGACGTCGTCCAACGCCACCGCCAGCAACTCCACCGATAACAAGAAGCCCGGCACCACTCCAAAGGTGTCGCAGGCCGCGTTCATCCACAAACTGTACTCCATGCTGGAGGACTCATCCATCGAGCACCTAATTTCATGGTCTGCGTCCAACGACTCGTTCATCGTGTCGCCCGGCGAGGAGTTCTCCAAGGTGCTGCGCCAATACTTCAAGCACACCAACGTGTCGTCATTTGTGCGCCAGCTCAACATGTACGGCTTCCATAAGGTCAACGACACGTTCACTTTCCACACCGGCGACTCCTCGCAATGGGAGTTCAAGCATGGCGGCGGCTCGTTCAAGCGAGGAGACGTTGAGTCTCTGAGAGGTATCAAGCGACGAGCGTCGCGACAGTCGGCCTCCCAGAGAGACAGTGTGCCCTTGCGGCCCGTGGGACTCGTATCAGACTATGGCGTGGCCCCATCAGGAGGAGCACCACCGGGCATGAACGGCTCGGTGGACGTcggaacagcagcagcggcggcggcggctCAGCACGGCCACATGATGTTGCACCCCTCTCAGCATCCTCACCACCCCCACCCTGCGGACGATGCCgctgccgccgctgccACAGCCGCTACGTGGCACTTGCATGACTCCGTGTCCCGCATGGCCGCTACACAGGCCGCTCTCATTGACGCGGTGCGGTCGCTCCAGTCAGACGTGATTTCCCTGCTGGATGTCCTCCCGCGAATCACTGAGGGACGGGCAGCCGTGGAATCCGCTCATACCGAGTGCCAGCGGGTGGCACACGCCATGGGCCACCGAAATGCGTTCCTGGCGTCGCTAGACGGCCGGCGCGAGTCGCAGCCCCAgccccagcaacagcagcccTACTTTTATCAACAATCTGCAGCAGCGTCTGCAGCATCGGCCACAGCCCCCGGAGGATCGCAATGGCGACAACCAGAGCCCCAATATCCCGTACCCCCAACGGACCCGTTCCACCGAGGTTCGCGGGGCAGAGCAGTTAGTGTGTACTTCGACCCActggccaaggagcctGCTGCGGGACCTGACGGACAGGCGCCCCCTACTCACACCAGTGCTCCcccgccaccaccacagcagcaacagcaacagcaacagcaacctCCACACTCTCAGGGAGCGgccccaccaccaccattcGGCTCTTCCCCCGGCCCTACCGGTCCCCCTGGAGGGGTGCCCCGATCACAGCGACCAGGCTCGTTCCCTCTGCTGCATCGACAGGACAAGACGGAGtttgtgggtggtggatTCGCTGAAGCGCTGAAGTACAGAACTGACGCCCCGGCCCGTCGCCACACAGCCTCCGGCGCCGAAACCATGCCTCTGCCGCAATATACTGCCCCTACATCTactcctcatcctcatgAGCCTTCTACTCCGCCACCACACTCGTCTCCACACACGCCGTACCGTTCGCCGCATCCCTCGGGAGGTAGCACGCgctccaacagcagcagcagtaccCGTGGAGCATCTGTGGCGGCTTTGTTGAACCCAGAAGGGGGCGACAAGAAGCGCAAGATTGAGTAG
- a CDS encoding uncharacterized protein (Compare to YALI0D04697g, similar to Saccharomyces cerevisiae MTG2 (YHR168W); ancestral locus Anc_5.70, similar to uniprot|P38860 Saccharomyces cerevisiae YHR168w probable GTP-binding protein) has product MLTSRTPGVGRLRLPLVFSRDYHKKRRQMKQKDLEKESRQDAVQRFFDKDQKRFAVMPYKSPYDAVKYHEAQQAVKDGSHFLDVRLVKCSAGKGGNGRVSFAREAMMPYGPADGGDGGEGGSVYIQAVDSIRTLKNLSFKYMAGAGKAGGSSHMYGHRGTDVLLQVPVGTVVKWCPDPKRDVEQDLIKVDPEEAARKYPPQFLENGEPVPDHKEVVGVEVAEGMFHMNRGYLRLNRATMADGEGWTYENPQVANWCNDPKNPPEFFTRTKEATKFDDAVLRSTEEATDVFPVDGLDLCEPGKPPQLLLKGGAGGAGNMRYHRDDIRNPKFAKLGRSGITATFMLELKLLADLGLVGLPNAGKSTLLGAISRASPRVGHWEFTTLHPTIGTISVGMDKPSFTVADIPGIIKGARINKGMGLDFLRHVERSNGLVFVIALDRPDPVSDLRVLIGELGPERMAGKSVLVVATKADVEESERRFIDLNAFVSNKNWAIVPCSAMNAENVQPVINEMAKVAGVYGTNTILEG; this is encoded by the coding sequence ATGCTGACCTCGAGAACTCCAGGTGTGGGCCGTCTGCGGCTTCCACTGGTGTTTTCCCGAGATTACCACAAGAAGCGACGTCAGATGAAGCAGAAAGATCTCGAAAAAGAGTCGCGACAGGACGCCGTACAGCGCTTTTTTGACAAAGATCAGAAACGGTTCGCCGTCATGCCCTACAAGTCGCCCTACGACGCAGTCAAGTACCACGAGGCCCAGCAGGCGGTAAAGGATGGATCACACTTTCTGGATGTGCGACTGGTAAAGTGCTCTGCTGGAAAGGGAGGTAATGGACGAGTCTCGTTTGCCAGAGAAGCCATGATGCCCTATGGACCTGCTgacggaggagatggaggagaaggagggtcAGTATACATCCAAGCGGTAGACTCCATCCGAACGTTGAAGAACCTCAGTTTCAAGTATATGGCTGGAGCCGGAAAAGCTGGAGGATCGTCCCATATGTACGGACATCGAGGAACAGATGTGCTTCTACAGGTGCCTGTTGGAACTGTTGTCAAGTGGTGTCCCGATCCTAAGCGAGACGTTGAGCAGGATCTCATCAAGGTCGATcctgaggaggctgcccGAAAGTATCCCCCACAGTTTCTTGAAAACGGAGAACCGGTACCTGATCACAAGGAGGTTGTGGGTGTGGAAGTGGCTGAGGGAATGTTCCACATGAACAGAGGCTACCTGCGTCTCAACAGAGCCACTATGGCCGATGGAGAGGGATGGACCTACGAGAACCCCCAGGTGGCCAACTGGTGCAATGATCCCAAGAATCCTCCCGAGTTCTTCACTCGAACTAAGGAGGCCACCAAGTTCGATGACGCTGTGCTCAGATCCACTGAAGAGGCTACAGACGTGTTCCCCGTGGACGGTCTGGATCTGTGTGAGCCAGGAAAGCCTccgcagctgctgctcaagggAGGAGCGGGAGGAGCCGGTAACATGAGATACCATCGAGACGATATTCGAAACCCCAAGTTTGCCAAGTTGGGCCGATCCGGAATTACCGCTACCTTCATGCTGGAGCTCAAGCTTCTGGCTGATCTGGGTCTGGTAGGACTGCCTAACGCAGGCAAGAGCACTCTTCTGGGCGCTATTTCGCGTGCCTCGCCTCGAGTAGGCCACTGGGAGTTCACCACTCTGCATCCCACCATTGGTACCATCTCTGTGGGCATGGACAAGCCCTCATTTACCGTGGCTGATATCCCTGGTATCATCAAGGGAGCTCGAATCAACAAGGGTATGGGTCTGGACTTTCTGCGGCACGTCGAGCGATCCAATGGTctcgtcttcgtcattgCTCTTGACAGACCGGACCCTGTTTCTGACCTCAGAGTGCTCATTGGCGAGCTGGGCCCCGAGCGAATGGCCGGCAAGAGTGTCTTGGTGGTGGCTACAAAGGCGGACGTGGAAGAGTCCGAACGACGATTCATCGATCTTAACGCCTTTGTGTCTAACAAAAACTGGGCCATTGTGCCTTGTTCGGCCATGAACGCCGAAAATGTGCAGCCCGTGATCAATGAGATGGCCAAGGTGGCCGGTGTCTACGGAACTAACACTATTTTGGAGGGATGA
- a CDS encoding uncharacterized protein (Compare to YALI0D04741g, highly similar to uniprot|Q9P567 Neurospora crassa Probable succinyl-CoA ligase (GDP-forming) beta-chain mitochondrial precursor, similar to Saccharomyces cerevisiae LSC2 (YGR244C); ancestral locus Anc_5.82), with protein sequence MFSRIAARSRAVRLNQVAKTQTRNLSLHEFRSAQILQNYGIDVPKGGAATTPQQAEDIAKKLGCEDMVIKAQALTGGRGKGHFDNGLKGGVKLISSPTEAKMYAEQMLNHKIFTKQTGPQGKPVTAVYVVEREFVRREAYVAILMDRATQKPIIVASSQGGMDIEGVAAENPDAIHTFPVDIHTGVTDTQAIEVAKALGFSSKATQEAADDIKKLYKVFTDKDATQIEINPLSETTDHRVVAMDAKLGFDDNASFRQEEVWSWRDLTQEDPEEIEAAKHGLNFIKLDGNIGCLVNGAGLAMATMDIIKLYGGEPANFLDCGGGATADAIKKAFELITSEPGVTAIFVNIFGGIVRCDNIAKGLIAVAQNMNLNIPIVARLQGTNLAEAQKLISDSGLKIFSFGDLDEAAQKVCQLSKVVEMAREIDVNVSFELPL encoded by the exons ATGTTTTCGCGAATTGCTGCTCGATCTCGAGCTGTTCGACTTAATCAG GTCGCCAAGACTCAGACTCGAaacctctctctccacgAGTTCCGATCCGCCCAGATCCTCCAGAACTACGGTATCGATGTCCCCAAGGGAGGCGCCGCCACTACCCCCCAGCAGGCTGAGGAtattgccaagaagcttGGATGCGAGGATATGGTCATCAAGGCTCAGGCTCTGACCGGTGGCCGAGGTAAGGGCCACTTCGACAACGGCCTCAAGGGCGGTGTCAAGCTCATCTCCTCCCCCACCGAGGCCAAGATGTACGCCGAGCAGATGCTCAACCACAAGATCTTCACCAAGCAGACCGGTCCCCAGGGTAAGCCTGTGACTGCCGTCTACGTTGTGGAGCGAGAGTTTGTGCGACGAGAGGCCTACGTTGCCATCCTCATGGACCGAGCCACCCAGAAGCCTATCATTGTCGCTTCTTCCCAGGGAGGTATGGACATTGAGGGTGTTGCCGCCGAGAACCCCGATGCCATCCACACCTTCCCCGTTGACATCCACACCGGTGTCACCGACACCCAGGCCATTGAGGTCGCCAAGGCCCTCGGTTTCTCCTCCAAGGCCACccaggaggctgctgacgacatcaagaagctctACAAGGTCTTCACCGACAAGGACGCCACCCAGATCGAGATTAACCCTTTGTCTGAGACCACCGACCACCGAGTGGTTGCCATGGACGCCAAGCTCGGCTTCGACGACAACGCCTCTTTCCGACAGGAGGAGGTCTGGTCCTGGAGAGATCTGACCCAGGAGGACcccgaggagattgaggctgCCAAGCACGGTCTTAACTTCATCAAGCTCGACGGAAACATTGGCTGTCTTGTCAACGGAGCTGGTCTCGCTATGGCCACCATGGATATCATCAAGCTGTACGGAGGTGAGCCCGCCAACTTCCTCGActgtggtggaggagccacTGCCgacgccatcaagaaggcctTCGAGCTCATCACTTCCGAGCCCGGTGTCACTGCTATCTTCGTCAACATTTTCGGTGGTATTGTCCGATGTGacaacattgccaagggTCTGATTGCTGTTGCTCAGAACATGAACCTCAACATTCCCATTGTTGCCCGACTCCAGGGAACCAACCTCGCcgaggcccagaagctcaTTTCCGACTCTGGCCTCAAGATTTTCTCTTTTGGCGATCTTGATGAGGCTGCCCAGAAGGTCTGCCAGCTCTCCAAGGTTGTTGAGATGGCCCGAGAGATTGACGTTAACGTCTCCTTTGAGCTGCCTCTTTAA